The following are encoded together in the Mesoplodon densirostris isolate mMesDen1 chromosome 2, mMesDen1 primary haplotype, whole genome shotgun sequence genome:
- the TMEM167B gene encoding protein kish-B: MTNVYSLDGILVFGLLFVCTCAYFKKVPRLKSWLLSEKKGVWGVFYKAAVIGTRLHAAVAIACIVMAFYVLFIK; the protein is encoded by the exons ATGACGAACG TGTACTCCTTGGATGGGATTCTGGTGTTTGGTTTGCTCTTTGTTTGCACCTGTGCCTACTTCAAGAAAGTACCTCGTCTCAAAAGCTGGCTGCTCTCAGAGAAGAAGGGAGTTTGGGGTGTGTTTTACAAAG CTGCTGTGATTGGAACTAGGCTGCATGCTGCTGTAGCAATCGCCTGCATTGTAATGGCCTTCTACGTcctgtttataaaatga